A part of Fusarium graminearum PH-1 chromosome 3, whole genome shotgun sequence genomic DNA contains:
- a CDS encoding 40S ribosomal protein S17: protein MGRVRTKTVKKSAKVIIERYYPRLTLDFETNKRICDEIAIIASKRLRNKIAGYTTHLMKRIQRGPVRGISFKLQEEERERKDQFVPEVSALDFTQNSESGQLDVDTETKDLLKHLGFESIPVNVIPVTQQQIPERGQRYGNRPRRD from the exons ATGGGTCGCGTTCGTACCAAGACCGTCAAGAAGTccgccaaggtcatcatTGAGCGATACT ACCCCAGATTGACCCTGGACTTCGAGACCAACAAGCGCATCTGTGATGAGatcgccatcatcgcttCCAAGCGTCTCCGCAACAAGATTGCTGGTTACACCACCCACTTGATGAAGCGAATTCAGCGTGGCCCTGTCCGTGGTATCTCCTTCAAGCTtcaggaggaggagcgtgAGCGCAAGGATCAGTTCGTTCCTGAGGTCTCCGCTCTGGACTTCACCCAGAACTCCGAGAGCGGCCAGCTCGACGTCGacaccgagaccaaggatcTCCTCAAGCACCTTGGC TTTGAGTCTATTCCCGTCAATGTCATCCCTGTCACTCAGCAGCAGATTCCCGAGCGTGGACAGCGATACGGCAACCGCCCTCGCCGCGACTAA